In Dethiosulfovibrio peptidovorans, the DNA window GATGAGTCCGAAGAGGAGATCAGACATCTGGCCGATAATCTCCAGGAAATCGCCTCTTTAGCGGCTTCGGCTCTTCAGAACGACGATCAACAACTTCAGATCGTCCTGGAGAGTCTCCCAAGCTACGTGGAGACAATACTGGACGATATTACAGCCTCGCCAACCAGGTTATTTTTTCTGGCATCGAAGGAACGTCCATCCCGGAAGCAGCTTCCCGAGCTGAAAAACAAGGTGATCCTCGCAATGGCCGCATCGTCGAACCCCGGCGTCATTCGAGCCGGAATCGCACTGATACCTCTTCTGGAACACCTGGAATCGGCAATTGCAGCAGCTGAAAGGCTATACCTGGCCTCAACAGCGAGCCGGACATCCGATCAGTCGTAGGTCCGAAGTTCCCGACGCAGTATCTTACCCGACGGCGAGAGAGGAAGCTCTTCCACGAAATCAAAACGCCGAGGAATTTTATAGTGGGCCAGTTTGCCCTTACAGAAGGAGATGAGTTCCCGAGTAGTAGGAGACGCTCCTTCGTTCAGGACGACAAAAGCCCGTCCAATCTGTCCCTGAACCGGATGTGCCATAGCGATCACCGCCACCTGGGCCACTGCAGGGTGATGGGAGAGAACCCGTTCCACTTCCTGAGGATACACGTTGAACCCCCCAACGATGATGACGTCGGTGACCCGATCCAGAACCGTGATGTACCCATCCTCATCGTATCGAACAACATCGCCTGTGTTGTACCAGCCGTCGCTCATTCGTTCAGCTGTGATCTCCGGGGCCTTGTAATATCCTTGAAAGACCGACGGCCCCTTTACCCACAGAATGCCATCCTGCCCAGGGGCCAAGGATACGCCTGAGTCATCCCGCACCTCCCAAAGGTACCCCGGAAGAACTTGGCCGATTGTCCCCAGCTTTCGGCTCTCGTAACTTCTGTTGACAGCTACTACCGGAGAACATTCAGTGGTACCGTACCCTTCCAGGAGCGGCACCCCAAAACTCTCTCTGGCCGCCTGGTCCAGCGACAGGTTCAACCGGTCACCACCGGTCAAAGCCATACGGACCGTCGTGGGCCGAGGCCCTCCTTTTTGCACGACTCTCTTCAGGAACTCCACCATAGCAGGCACCAAGAGAAGAATTGAGACCTCTCCCTGAGTACAAGCCTTCAAAGTCTCAAGCGGGGGCATGAACTGGGGGACTATGACCTGCCGAGCCCCGTTCACAAGCCCCATGAGCCCTCCCAGGGTGAGCCCGAAGGAATGGAAGTTAGGCAGCACCCACAAAATGCGATCTTCTTCGGTCAACCTCAAGACCGACCAGGATTGGGTTACGTTGTCCATAAGGTTACCATGCGTCAGAGGCACTGCCTTCGGCAGCCCGGTAGTCCCCGACGTGGCGAATATGACTGCCAGATCGGAGTCGGACCTCTCTGTGTCGATCTTGCACGACCGGATCAAAAGAGAACCATCCAGAGCGATACTTCCCACAGGACGGTCGCTGAGCAGGGCCTCAACCTTCTCGTCCCCCTCTCCATGAACGATCATGAAGGGGTCTACAAGATCCAAGGTTGGCAACAGAACCTCCGACCCCGCCCGGTGATTTAAAGGAACTATAGTTCCTCCCAGACGCCAAACTGCCAGAGCCAATGCCAAAAAACCGGGGCAGTTAGGCACCAAAACCGCAAGGCGATGCCCACGTCCAAATCCCGCATCCGAGAGCCTTGTCTCATTGATCTGCGCCAAACGAGCTAGCTCCCTTCGGCTGAGCCAATCCCCTCGCCACCATATGGCCTGCTGCGCCCCATCCTGGAGCTGTCTGTCAATCACTTGATCCAGTCGTACCACGTTCAACGCCTCCCTGCAAGGAGCGCTCAGGCTCCTCGCCTCTATCTGTTTTGCAATGAGTGATTTATTGTAATATGTGTCGCCTTTCCTGTCCAAAGCATGGCTTGGGTGCTTACGAATACCTACAATTGATAGTATACTTCTAAAATATCAGGGTACACAAAAGTCCCCAAAAGAAGAGATTCCTGACGAGATTCGGGAAACTCTTAATTCTCTTTTCCGTCACAATCGGACAGCTAAAAAAGCGCTAAAAGGAAGGAGCGTCATGATCGTGTCCACGCCCTCAATCAGCCGCTGGGAGACAAACCAACAACTTTTCCGGAGCACTTTGGAAGGAAGTACATCATCCTCCATAGGTTGGGCCGATATCCCGTCCATGCAGAAAATGGACGACGCCTCGAAACGAAGCGAGAGGGTGACGACCGTACAGAATCAGGCAGAAATCTCCCAGCTCCAGACATGGGAGAAAGACCGAGTGGATGGATCCATCATACCCTGTGGGGACATCCGCCTCAATCTCTGTCAGATAACATTGACCGAGGCAAACACTGGCTTCATAAGGCTTCAAATGCCTCCAGATGAACACCTCATCAGATGGCGCAGTATTAAGGCATACTGGGAAAAGGGTTTCCAGGCCCTTGGTACCTATTTCGAGACCTTAGCCTGATCCTTCGGGGTGACACCGTACAGATGTCTATAAACGAACAGGTTAGCGAGAACACGTTTCACATACCCTTTGGTTTCGGTGAAGGGGATATTTTCCATCCATAGGTCCAGAGGTTTTTGGCTTGCCTTCTTGTTCCATTTGTTTACGTTACCGCTTCCAGCATTGTACGCAGCCAAGGCCCACTCCAGCCGACGGTATGATTTCAGGAGTCTCGCAATATGAGTAGTTCCCAGAGTGATGTTGTCCGATACGGAGAACACATCGTATTTTTTCATGCCCAGAGTCTTAGCCTCCCATTTAGCCGTTGCTGGCATGAGCTGCATAAGCCCTGACGCCCCTACCCAACTTACGGCACTGGGGTTGAAGGCGCTCTCCTGGCGCATGATGGCCCAT includes these proteins:
- a CDS encoding long-chain fatty acid--CoA ligase, whose product is MVRLDQVIDRQLQDGAQQAIWWRGDWLSRRELARLAQINETRLSDAGFGRGHRLAVLVPNCPGFLALALAVWRLGGTIVPLNHRAGSEVLLPTLDLVDPFMIVHGEGDEKVEALLSDRPVGSIALDGSLLIRSCKIDTERSDSDLAVIFATSGTTGLPKAVPLTHGNLMDNVTQSWSVLRLTEEDRILWVLPNFHSFGLTLGGLMGLVNGARQVIVPQFMPPLETLKACTQGEVSILLLVPAMVEFLKRVVQKGGPRPTTVRMALTGGDRLNLSLDQAARESFGVPLLEGYGTTECSPVVAVNRSYESRKLGTIGQVLPGYLWEVRDDSGVSLAPGQDGILWVKGPSVFQGYYKAPEITAERMSDGWYNTGDVVRYDEDGYITVLDRVTDVIIVGGFNVYPQEVERVLSHHPAVAQVAVIAMAHPVQGQIGRAFVVLNEGASPTTRELISFCKGKLAHYKIPRRFDFVEELPLSPSGKILRRELRTYD